The following coding sequences lie in one Ostrea edulis chromosome 8, xbOstEdul1.1, whole genome shotgun sequence genomic window:
- the LOC125662462 gene encoding uncharacterized protein LOC125662462 isoform X1, with the protein MFFYRQYTGDQVNANLVRNRKIEQIFPSDDEDDDLENDDTSGAEKNTFLFIHQSKQQQQLLQKYGELALIDATYKTTKYALPLFLLVVRTNVSYVPIAEFIVEAEQTETILEALQVIKSWNSLWDPKYFMLDYSHQEYQAIHELFPDAAKYLCTFHVEQPWIRWCKQKENNLKESEKEKLLDALCDIARAPSVDLYQKARESLINLPVFTENPKVKTYLETRWLNIPERWCRAFASEGFHVGVTTNNGVEALNNSLKNFYARLTSSGTLTSLIEIIVKDFIPDLIRTYLQLNYQYTNQYRKYNDCVPAFLQNKPRSVVKHYLVRSAFAGEYSSDDLKNIGENMYEVKSQSSDTGVYKVHLGTDETATRCSCQDFLSSFLPCKHILAVIRFTHHTWESLSPLYRQSPYLNLDSTFLCQCYGIH; encoded by the exons ATGTTCTTTTACAGACAATACACAGGAGATCAAGTAAATGCCAATTTGGTGAGAAATAGGAAAATAGAGCAGATTTTTCCATCAGATGATGAAGATGATGACCTTGAAAACGATGATACATCAGGTGCTGAGAAAAATACCTTTCTCTTTATACATCAGAGTAAACAACAACAGCAACTTCTACAAAAGTATGGAGAGCTGGCTTTAATAGATGCCACTTATAAAACCACAAAATATGCTCTTCCGTTATTTCTACTTGTTGTGCGCACCAATGTGTCCTATGTACCCATTGCAGAATTTATAGTAGAGGCAGAACAAACAGAGACTATTTTAGAGGCACTCCAGGTAATTAAATCCTGGAACTCATTGTGGGATCCAAAGTATTTCATGCTAGACTATTCTCATCAAGAATACCAGGCCATTCATGAGTTATTCCCTGATGCAGCCAAATATCTGTGCACTTTCCATGTGGAACAACCTTGGATCCGGTGGTGTAAACAGA AAGAGAACAATCTCAAGGAATCTGAGAAAGAAAAACTCCTTGATGCATTGTGCGATATTGCCAGAGCTCCGTCGGTGGACCTTTATCAGAAAGCAAGGGAATCCCTTATCAATCTTCCTGTTTTCACTGAAAATCCAAAAGTGAAAACTTACTTGGAAACAAGATGGttaaacataccagag AGATGGTGCAGAGCTTTTGCTAGTGAGGGGTTCCATGTTGGTGTGACAACAAACAATGGTGTTGAGGCTTTAAACAACTCACTGAAAAACTTTTACGCAAGGTTGACCTCTTCTGGAACGCTTACCTCCTTGATTGAGATTATTGTAAAGGACTTTATCCCTGACCTCATCCGAACATATTTGCAATTAAATTACCAGTACACCAACCAATACAGAAAGTACAACGATTGTGTCCCTGCATTCTTACAGAACAAACCAAGAAGTGTTGTTAAACATTACTTGGTTCGTTCCGCATTCGCAGGAGAATACAGTTCAGATGATCTGAAGAACATAGGTGAGAACATGTATGAAGTAAAAAGTCAGTCAAGTGATACTGGAGTCTACAAAGTCCATCTTGGTACTGATGAAACTGCAACCAGATGTTCCTGTCAAGACTTTTTGTCATCATTTTTGCCTTGTAAACATATATTAGCTGTTATCCGTTTCACTCATCACACTTGGGAAAGTCTGTCACCTTTATATCGACAAAGCCCATATTTGAACCTTGATAGCACTTTTCTCTGTCAATGCTATGGaatacattga